Proteins encoded by one window of Chryseobacterium sp. POL2:
- the katG gene encoding catalase/peroxidase HPI, whose protein sequence is MNTENEKDKCPSNHGEGSTENNPNKGETIHSENAKAPKIESGAKCPVIHGGLTSNNESVMEWWPNALNLDILSQNDTKVNPLGQDFNYAEEFKKLDLEAVKNDIKTLLTDSQDWWPADYGNYAGMFARTAWHMAGSYRAMDGRGGANTGNQRFAPLNSWPDNVNTDKGRRLLWPIKKKYGNKISWGDLIILAGTVAYEAVGLKTFGFGGGRLDIWAPEKDVYWGSEKEWLAATENRYGSDENRDSLENPLAAVQMGLIYVNPEGVDGNPDPLKTGHDIRVTFKRMGMDDEETVALTVGGHTIGKAHGNGNASNLGPDPEEADVNRQGLGWHNSEGTGNAGHTMVSGIEGAWTTHPTRWDNEFLTLLFKYDWQLTKSPAGAHQYEPVNIAEEDKPVDAFNPNVKRNPMMTDADMALKFDPIYREISLNFLNNPEKLNDAFARAWFKLTHRDLGPRNRYLGADVPAEDLIWQDPIPKVDYTLNDAEIADLKQTLLNSGLSRAELINTAWDSARTWRGSDYRGGANGARIRLEPQRSWVANEPERLNKVLAKLEEIQAGLAKKVSIADLIVLGGSAAVEKAAQEAGISITVPFVAGRGDAFQDQTDIESFEYLEPLYDGYRNFLKENYSVKAEELLLDRTQLMGLTAPEMVVLIGGMRVLGTNYGNSKHGVFTDREGVLSNDFFVNLTDMQNQWIPTGENVYNIVDRKSGATKWTATRVDLVFGSNSILRSYAEVYAQDDNKEKFVKDFVAAWVKIMNADRYDLK, encoded by the coding sequence ATGAACACAGAAAACGAGAAAGATAAATGCCCTTCCAATCACGGTGAAGGGTCCACAGAGAATAATCCAAATAAAGGAGAAACCATTCACAGCGAAAACGCAAAAGCGCCTAAAATAGAATCGGGTGCAAAATGCCCCGTAATTCATGGCGGACTTACTTCCAATAACGAATCGGTGATGGAATGGTGGCCAAATGCGCTTAATTTGGATATCTTATCTCAAAATGATACCAAAGTAAATCCATTGGGACAAGACTTTAATTACGCTGAAGAGTTTAAAAAACTAGATTTAGAGGCTGTAAAAAATGATATTAAAACATTACTAACGGACAGCCAAGATTGGTGGCCCGCAGATTACGGAAATTACGCTGGAATGTTTGCGCGTACGGCTTGGCATATGGCAGGGAGTTATCGTGCAATGGACGGAAGAGGAGGAGCGAATACCGGAAATCAACGCTTTGCACCCTTAAATTCTTGGCCAGATAATGTGAATACAGATAAAGGTCGACGTTTGTTGTGGCCTATTAAAAAGAAATACGGAAACAAAATTTCTTGGGGCGATTTAATTATCCTCGCAGGAACCGTGGCTTATGAAGCGGTTGGTCTTAAAACTTTTGGTTTTGGCGGCGGTCGTTTGGATATTTGGGCGCCCGAGAAAGATGTGTATTGGGGTTCGGAAAAAGAATGGTTAGCAGCTACAGAAAACCGTTATGGAAGTGATGAAAACCGTGATTCTTTAGAAAATCCTTTGGCAGCGGTGCAAATGGGTTTAATTTATGTAAATCCTGAAGGGGTTGATGGAAATCCAGATCCGCTAAAAACGGGTCACGACATTCGTGTAACCTTCAAAAGAATGGGAATGGATGATGAAGAAACAGTAGCTTTAACTGTTGGTGGACATACGATTGGAAAAGCCCATGGAAACGGAAATGCTTCCAATCTTGGTCCAGATCCTGAAGAAGCGGATGTTAACAGACAGGGGCTAGGTTGGCACAATTCCGAAGGAACGGGAAATGCTGGACATACCATGGTTTCTGGTATTGAAGGGGCTTGGACAACGCATCCAACACGTTGGGATAACGAATTTTTAACTTTACTTTTTAAATACGACTGGCAATTGACAAAATCTCCAGCGGGAGCCCATCAATACGAACCGGTAAATATCGCTGAAGAGGATAAACCTGTAGATGCTTTTAATCCAAATGTAAAGCGAAATCCAATGATGACGGATGCGGATATGGCATTGAAATTCGATCCTATTTATAGAGAAATTTCTTTGAACTTTTTAAATAATCCAGAAAAATTAAATGACGCTTTCGCAAGAGCTTGGTTCAAATTAACACACAGAGATTTAGGTCCTAGAAACCGATATTTAGGTGCTGATGTTCCTGCGGAAGATTTAATCTGGCAAGATCCAATTCCGAAAGTTGATTATACTTTAAATGATGCTGAAATTGCCGATTTAAAACAAACTTTATTAAACTCTGGATTATCAAGAGCAGAACTTATTAACACCGCTTGGGATTCTGCAAGAACCTGGAGAGGTTCAGATTATCGAGGTGGCGCAAATGGGGCAAGAATTCGTTTGGAACCTCAAAGAAGTTGGGTAGCTAACGAACCTGAAAGATTGAATAAAGTTTTAGCAAAATTAGAAGAAATTCAAGCTGGTTTGGCGAAGAAAGTTTCTATTGCGGATTTAATTGTTTTGGGAGGTTCTGCAGCCGTTGAAAAAGCAGCACAAGAAGCCGGAATCAGCATCACCGTTCCTTTTGTGGCGGGTAGAGGAGATGCGTTTCAAGACCAAACCGACATCGAATCTTTCGAATATTTGGAACCTTTGTACGATGGTTACAGAAATTTCTTGAAAGAAAACTATTCCGTAAAAGCCGAAGAATTGTTGTTGGATAGAACGCAATTAATGGGTTTAACAGCTCCTGAAATGGTGGTCCTTATAGGTGGAATGAGAGTTTTAGGAACGAATTATGGAAATTCTAAACACGGTGTTTTCACGGATAGAGAAGGTGTTTTGAGCAACGATTTCTTTGTGAATTTAACCGATATGCAAAACCAATGGATTCCTACAGGAGAAAATGTTTACAATATTGTTGACAGAAAATCTGGTGCTACCAAATGGACGGCCACAAGAGTGGATTTGGTTTTCGGATCTAATTCTATTTTGCGTTCTTATGCGGAAGTTTACGCTCAGGATGATAATAAAGAGAAATTTGTAAAAGATTTCGTGGCAGCTTGGGTAAAAATAATGAATGCCGACCGTTACGATTTAAAATAA
- a CDS encoding NADP-dependent isocitrate dehydrogenase, translating into MSQAKIHYTLTDEAPMLATHSFLPIVQGFTKTADIEILVPDISLSGRILANFPEFLKEEQRIPDALAELGALATTPEANIIKLPNISASAPQLDEAIAELQAKGFAVPNYPAEPKNDDEKAIKAKYAKVLGSAVNPVLREGNSDRRAPKAVKNYAKANPHKMGDWASDSKTEVANMTEGDFYGTENSTTVENDTQFKIVFYGNDGSSKELKGLSPLKAGEVIDSSVMNINALKSFVQEAINEAKEKDVLLSAHLKATMMKVSDPVIFGAIVETFFKDVFAKYGELFKSLDINSNNGLADLFEKIKGQSQEAEIKTAIDEALANGPRVAMVNSDKGITNFHVPSDIIVDASMAALVRNGGKMWNKDGAEEDTIAIIPDRSYAGFYEAVVDDMKAHGKLDPTTMGSVPNVGLMAQKAEEYGSHDKTFQAPDNGTIKVEDANGNVLLEQKVEVNDIFRMCQTKDAPIQDWVKLAVNRARLSDTPAIFWLDKGRAHDQQIINKVEKYLKDYDTTGLDIRIMDVKDAMKETLKRAREGKDTISVSGNVLRDYLTDLFPILELGTSAKMLSIVPLMNGGGLFETGAGGSAPKHIEQFLEEGYLRWDSLGEFLALQASLEHLAQTQNNEKAQILADALDEANAKFLATDKSPGRKLGTIDNRGSHFYLAMYWAEALAAQTKNADLAAKFAAIAKSMQENEAKINEELIGAQGKAQDIEGYYKPNEDKTYAAMRPSATLNAIVDGI; encoded by the coding sequence ATGTCACAAGCAAAAATTCATTACACGCTTACAGATGAAGCACCAATGCTGGCAACACACTCATTTTTGCCAATAGTTCAAGGTTTTACAAAAACTGCAGATATTGAGATTCTAGTTCCAGACATTTCTCTTTCGGGAAGAATCTTGGCTAATTTCCCAGAATTCTTAAAAGAAGAACAAAGAATTCCAGATGCTCTTGCAGAATTAGGAGCTTTGGCGACAACTCCAGAAGCAAATATTATTAAACTCCCTAATATTTCTGCATCTGCTCCACAATTAGATGAAGCTATTGCTGAACTTCAAGCAAAAGGATTTGCGGTTCCCAATTATCCTGCTGAGCCTAAAAATGATGACGAAAAAGCGATTAAAGCTAAATATGCTAAAGTTTTAGGTTCTGCTGTAAACCCAGTTTTAAGAGAAGGAAATTCTGACAGACGTGCTCCAAAAGCAGTTAAGAATTATGCAAAAGCTAATCCTCACAAAATGGGAGATTGGGCTTCTGATAGTAAAACAGAAGTTGCTAATATGACTGAAGGTGATTTCTATGGAACTGAAAATTCAACAACTGTTGAAAACGATACTCAATTTAAGATTGTATTTTACGGAAATGATGGTTCTTCAAAAGAACTAAAAGGCCTTTCTCCATTGAAAGCTGGTGAAGTGATTGATTCTTCTGTAATGAATATTAACGCTTTAAAATCTTTTGTACAAGAAGCTATTAACGAAGCTAAAGAGAAAGATGTATTGCTTTCTGCACACCTTAAAGCTACCATGATGAAGGTTTCTGATCCAGTTATCTTTGGTGCAATTGTAGAAACATTCTTCAAAGATGTTTTTGCTAAATATGGCGAATTATTCAAATCTTTAGACATTAATTCAAATAACGGTTTGGCTGATCTTTTCGAAAAAATTAAAGGCCAATCTCAAGAAGCTGAAATTAAAACAGCTATCGATGAAGCTTTAGCCAATGGACCACGTGTTGCTATGGTAAATTCTGATAAAGGAATTACCAACTTCCACGTTCCTTCAGATATTATTGTTGACGCTTCTATGGCGGCTTTGGTAAGAAATGGCGGTAAAATGTGGAATAAAGATGGTGCTGAAGAAGATACAATTGCTATTATTCCAGATCGTTCTTATGCAGGTTTCTATGAAGCTGTAGTTGATGATATGAAAGCACATGGAAAACTAGATCCTACAACGATGGGTTCTGTTCCAAACGTTGGATTAATGGCTCAAAAAGCTGAAGAATATGGTTCACATGATAAAACTTTCCAAGCTCCAGACAACGGAACTATTAAAGTGGAAGATGCTAACGGAAATGTATTATTAGAACAAAAAGTAGAAGTTAATGATATCTTTAGAATGTGTCAAACTAAAGATGCTCCTATCCAAGATTGGGTAAAACTTGCAGTAAACAGAGCAAGATTGTCTGATACTCCAGCAATTTTCTGGTTAGACAAAGGAAGAGCTCACGATCAGCAAATCATTAATAAAGTTGAGAAATACTTAAAAGATTACGATACTACAGGTCTTGACATCAGAATTATGGATGTTAAAGATGCTATGAAAGAAACTCTAAAAAGAGCTAGAGAAGGAAAAGACACTATTTCTGTTTCTGGGAACGTATTGAGAGATTATTTAACAGACCTTTTCCCAATTTTAGAACTTGGAACTTCTGCAAAAATGCTTTCTATTGTTCCGTTGATGAATGGTGGTGGATTGTTCGAAACGGGAGCTGGAGGTTCTGCCCCGAAACATATTGAGCAATTTTTAGAAGAAGGATATTTAAGATGGGATTCTCTAGGTGAATTCTTAGCTTTACAAGCTTCTTTAGAGCATTTGGCTCAGACTCAAAACAACGAAAAAGCTCAAATTTTAGCAGATGCTTTAGATGAAGCGAACGCTAAATTCTTAGCAACAGATAAGTCTCCTGGTAGAAAATTAGGAACTATTGATAACAGAGGTTCTCACTTCTATTTGGCTATGTATTGGGCTGAAGCTTTGGCTGCTCAAACTAAAAATGCTGATTTAGCGGCTAAGTTTGCAGCAATTGCAAAATCAATGCAAGAAAATGAAGCTAAAATTAATGAAGAATTAATTGGCGCTCAAGGAAAAGCTCAGGATATTGAAGGTTATTACAAACCAAATGAGGATAAAACTTACGCAGCAATGAGACCTAGCGCTACATTGAATGCTATAGTTGACGGAATTTAA
- the tpx gene encoding thiol peroxidase produces the protein MANITFKGNPIHTVGQLPEVGTLAKDFNLVSSDLSEKKLSDYKGKKVVLNIFPSIDTGVCAASARHFNQEASSLENTVVINVSRDLPFALSRFCAAEGLNDVEVLSDFRGRFGEDYGVTLEDSPLSGLLSRAVVVLDENGKVKYTEQVPEIGQEPNYNAALEAVK, from the coding sequence ATGGCAAATATTACATTTAAAGGAAATCCAATTCATACCGTTGGCCAACTTCCAGAAGTAGGAACTTTAGCAAAAGATTTCAATCTTGTATCGTCTGATCTTTCCGAAAAAAAATTATCAGATTATAAAGGTAAAAAAGTTGTGCTTAACATTTTCCCAAGTATCGATACTGGCGTTTGTGCGGCATCGGCAAGACATTTTAACCAGGAGGCGAGTTCTTTGGAAAATACGGTTGTTATTAATGTTTCTCGCGATTTACCATTTGCGTTAAGTCGTTTTTGCGCGGCAGAAGGACTTAACGATGTTGAGGTTTTATCGGACTTTAGAGGACGTTTTGGTGAAGATTATGGCGTGACTTTGGAAGATTCTCCACTTTCTGGATTATTGAGCAGAGCGGTTGTTGTTCTTGATGAAAATGGAAAAGTGAAATACACAGAGCAGGTTCCAGAAATCGGACAAGAACCTAATTATAACGCAGCTTTGGAAGCTGTAAAATAA
- a CDS encoding Crp/Fnr family transcriptional regulator yields MNLDTPVFRHVYQHFMFSEDDLERIAASHVLINISKGETILKSGEILDSYYLLESGIVRAFVHDFDMNEMSTEFFINNEIVIIPSSLFQRIASQETLQAVTDCKLWQITYDDFQVLFQEIPGFAEWGRMWFTFQLFSLKQRSLDMIMEPAKNRYLKLLKERPSIVQNVPLKQIATYLGITDTSLSRIRKELVKV; encoded by the coding sequence ATGAATTTGGATACACCAGTTTTTAGGCATGTTTATCAACATTTTATGTTTTCCGAAGACGATTTGGAGCGCATTGCCGCATCACATGTTTTAATTAACATTTCAAAAGGTGAAACGATTTTAAAATCGGGCGAAATTCTGGATAGTTACTATCTTTTGGAGTCGGGGATTGTCCGTGCTTTTGTGCATGATTTTGATATGAACGAAATGTCCACGGAGTTTTTTATAAACAACGAAATTGTAATTATTCCAAGTTCTCTTTTTCAAAGAATCGCATCGCAAGAAACTTTGCAGGCGGTGACAGATTGTAAGCTTTGGCAAATTACGTATGATGATTTTCAGGTCTTGTTTCAGGAGATTCCAGGTTTTGCAGAGTGGGGAAGGATGTGGTTTACGTTTCAATTATTTTCTTTGAAACAACGTTCGCTCGACATGATTATGGAGCCTGCCAAAAACCGCTATTTAAAACTTTTGAAAGAACGTCCATCCATTGTACAAAATGTTCCGCTAAAGCAAATTGCAACTTACCTAGGCATTACAGACACATCGCTAAGTCGCATTCGTAAAGAGCTTGTTAAAGTTTAA
- the tatC gene encoding twin-arginine translocase subunit TatC — protein MSEEKEMSFLGHVGELRSHLVRSIIAIVVGGIIVGFNINWIMDHIFFGPTSNDFPTFKIINHFSREFTGQDSIILPDTFKIQQKQLFQQFNVMMAVSIFGGIILAFPYIIWEIWRFISPALMPNEKKNSLLYINAIWILFLAGVLTGYFLILPLAINFGLLFTVSENIVQLFDLSDYTTLFLQVVLGMGLVFLFPIIVYILTAIGILTPTFLKTYRRHAIVLIMVVAAIITPADVLSMLAAAFPLLLLYEFSIFISKYVFNKQEKEKSRELTKSSNS, from the coding sequence ATGAGTGAAGAAAAGGAAATGTCCTTTCTAGGACACGTTGGAGAGCTACGATCGCATCTTGTGCGATCTATTATTGCTATTGTTGTGGGCGGAATAATTGTTGGTTTTAATATCAATTGGATTATGGATCATATTTTTTTTGGTCCTACAAGCAACGATTTTCCAACGTTTAAAATCATCAATCATTTTTCTAGAGAATTCACTGGTCAGGATAGTATTATTTTGCCAGACACATTTAAAATTCAACAGAAGCAACTATTTCAGCAGTTCAATGTGATGATGGCCGTTTCCATATTTGGTGGGATAATTCTAGCTTTTCCTTATATTATTTGGGAAATATGGCGATTCATAAGTCCTGCATTAATGCCGAATGAAAAGAAAAACTCTCTACTTTACATCAATGCTATTTGGATTTTGTTTCTAGCTGGTGTATTAACTGGTTATTTTCTAATATTACCTTTAGCGATTAATTTTGGTTTACTCTTTACAGTTTCCGAAAATATTGTTCAACTTTTTGATTTGAGCGATTATACCACTTTATTTTTACAAGTTGTTTTGGGAATGGGCTTGGTATTTTTATTCCCTATTATCGTATATATTTTAACGGCCATCGGAATTTTGACCCCTACTTTTCTTAAAACTTACCGCCGCCACGCCATTGTATTAATCATGGTCGTTGCTGCAATTATAACACCTGCCGATGTCTTGAGTATGTTAGCTGCCGCTTTCCCACTTTTATTATTGTACGAATTCAGTATTTTTATATCCAAATATGTTTTTAATAAACAGGAAAAAGAAAAATCCCGAGAACTTACAAAATCTTCAAATTCATAA
- a CDS encoding SIS domain-containing protein, whose protein sequence is MNLLSLAKNALSIEIAELESLKNRLNESFVKAVETIHSATGKLIVVGIGKSAHVGNKIVATLNSTGTPAQFLHAAEAIHGDLGVIQKQDVVLCISYSGNSPEIVNLLPFLKDYSSCLIGMTGNPDSKLGQASSIILDTHVDKEACPNKLAPTSSTTVQMALGDALAVCLMELKDFKDIDFAKFHPGGSLGKNLTAKVEQFVSQTKPEVKPESSVREVIISVSASKHGITVVTENDNILGVITDGDLRRMLLNQDDVSNVIAKEIMSKNPKNIDKSELAKEAMRILKDNNIGQLIVTDHGKYYGIIDLHKLLDEGII, encoded by the coding sequence ATGAATCTTCTCTCCTTGGCAAAAAATGCCTTATCAATAGAAATTGCAGAACTAGAATCTTTAAAAAATCGTCTTAACGAAAGTTTTGTTAAAGCCGTAGAGACCATCCATTCTGCTACTGGAAAACTAATTGTAGTCGGCATTGGAAAATCAGCCCATGTCGGTAACAAAATTGTCGCTACTCTTAACTCAACGGGTACGCCAGCACAATTCCTCCACGCAGCGGAAGCAATACACGGCGATCTAGGTGTTATCCAAAAACAAGATGTTGTACTCTGTATTTCTTATTCTGGAAATTCTCCAGAAATTGTAAATCTTTTGCCTTTTCTCAAAGATTATTCTTCTTGTCTTATTGGTATGACAGGAAATCCTGATAGCAAGCTGGGCCAAGCCTCCTCCATTATTCTTGACACACATGTTGACAAAGAAGCTTGCCCTAACAAACTGGCGCCAACAAGTTCTACAACTGTCCAAATGGCATTGGGTGACGCTTTGGCAGTTTGCCTTATGGAACTAAAAGATTTCAAAGACATCGATTTTGCAAAATTCCATCCTGGAGGAAGTTTAGGAAAAAATTTAACTGCAAAAGTGGAACAATTTGTTTCCCAAACCAAACCCGAGGTTAAGCCAGAATCCAGCGTTCGCGAGGTGATAATTTCGGTAAGCGCTTCTAAGCACGGAATAACTGTTGTTACCGAAAATGATAACATCTTAGGCGTTATTACCGATGGTGACTTGCGCAGAATGCTTCTTAACCAAGATGATGTTTCTAACGTTATTGCAAAAGAGATTATGAGTAAAAATCCAAAAAATATTGATAAATCTGAACTAGCAAAAGAAGCGATGCGCATTTTAAAAGACAACAACATAGGACAACTTATCGTTACCGACCATGGAAAATATTACGGCATTATAGATTTGCATAAATTATTAGACGAAGGAATTATCTAA